GTGCGGGAGGTCCACCCGGCCAATGTCCCCCCCAACGCCCTCTCCTCCCCCCAGCAGGCGGTCGGCCGGCGGGTGATCGCTGAGCGGCTGCCCGGCGACATCCTCACCGCGGACGCCCTGGGGGAGGCGCAGACCTTCCGGCTGGAGAAGGACGAGGTGGCCATCGGGGTCTCGGTCGATCGCGTGACGGGCCTTTCGGGCCTCCTTCGCCCCGGCGATCGGGTCTCGGTGATCGGGGTGATCGCCTCTGCCCCAGCCAACTTGCCGCTGGCCGCCCCCGCGCCGCCGGCATCCCCGCCCGCGGAGGGGACGGCCTCCGCTCCCGCTCCCGAATCCCCGCTCCCCTACGCCCGTATCTATTTGCGCGGGCTCCGGGTGCTCTTCATCCACCACGAATTCGCCTACACTCCCCCGCGCCTGGCGCCCGCAGCGGCGGAGGGGGGATTGGTTCCGGTCTCCAGCGCCCCGGCGCGCCAGGCGGAGGGCGGGGTGGTCGTCCTGGCCGCCCCCGTCACCCCGCAACCCATCACCGTTTATTACGGATCCGAGTCCCAGACGCGCTTTCTCTCGCCCGCTGAGGTGGTGGCCTTGCTGAACGCGGTGGGGAAGATCCACCTCGCCCTGGATCCGATGGAGCGGTCCGATGTGGAAGCCTACGGAGTGCGGCTCTTCGAGCTGCTTCCGTCCCCTGTGCTGACCCAGACCCAGACGGCGGAACAGAAGGAGGGAGGTCCATGACGGAAGGCGCTCCGGTTTCGGTGATGATGGCAGCCCCCCGGCTCGACACGATCCTTCAGGGGATGTATCCGGCGCTCGCCGGGGACACCGGCCGCTTCCAGGTGGTGGGGTTGGCGACGGAGTGGGGGGATCTCAAGTCGAAGATCCAAGCGCTCAAGCCTGAGGCCCTGTTGATCCAGGCGGAGATCGCCCCCGGCCCGGATGAATTCATCGCCGGCCTCAAGGGGTTCCCGGGGGTGGCGGTGGTGGTGATGACGCCGTCCTCCGCCGCCGCCGAAGGGGTGGTCCGGAGCATCCCGTGCGTGCGCGATGTATTCGTGACCCAGGCCCCCAATTGGGTGGAGGTCGCCCAGCTGCTGTATCAGGCGGCCGTCTCGGAGCGAGCCATTAAGCTCCAGGCGGCGCCCCTGCCGGCCTTTGTGCAGGTCGGGGGTCCGATCGGACCCTCGGTTCCGGTGGGGCTTCGGATCTTCGCCTTCGTTTCCCGCAAGGGTGGCGTGGGGAAATCCACCCTGGCGGCCAATTTCGCCTACGCCTTAGCCCGTCGGGGGATCTCCACGCTGCTCATTGGCTTCGACCGACCGGACGACTTGGGGGTCCAATTCCATCTG
The genomic region above belongs to Armatimonadota bacterium and contains:
- the cpaB gene encoding Flp pilus assembly protein CpaB codes for the protein MTMKKTRMLLLALAILLAGLAGLLVASMAANFSQRAPVVVARTRLLAGTVLTEGDIEVREVHPANVPPNALSSPQQAVGRRVIAERLPGDILTADALGEAQTFRLEKDEVAIGVSVDRVTGLSGLLRPGDRVSVIGVIASAPANLPLAAPAPPASPPAEGTASAPAPESPLPYARIYLRGLRVLFIHHEFAYTPPRLAPAAAEGGLVPVSSAPARQAEGGVVVLAAPVTPQPITVYYGSESQTRFLSPAEVVALLNAVGKIHLALDPMERSDVEAYGVRLFELLPSPVLTQTQTAEQKEGGP